Part of the Paroedura picta isolate Pp20150507F chromosome 3, Ppicta_v3.0, whole genome shotgun sequence genome is shown below.
TTACATTCAATAAATAGAAAGTATAAAACAACATTTGAAAAACTAGATACATTTTATTTAAGCCACCTTTGTTGCATCTgaattctgtttaaaaatgtacgTATGTATTTTAGCTACAATAGATATGGTATGAAACAAAACCTATCCTACAATTTTCAAGAAAAAGTTATATAGCTTTCTATTTCAGGCACTAAATGCCTTCAAGTCACCCCTGTGTTAAAAATATATTCTCATAACTGAGGATCTTAAAGGAACATTAACATCTATCTACATATACAATCCGCCAGTGCCTTGCTCAAAGGAAAACATCCACATTCATCTGAAAATCCTCATGTACACTAAAAAGGCGTCCAGAAAATTAAAAGGGACAAGCAATCATTTCCATGGGCAACTAAAGCAGAATGGGATTTGTGACAGAAGAATTATGGCTCCTAGCTATATCACATATCTTTCTGAATGATTATTAAGATTGCACGTATCATCATGTTTGTTCCGATCCCTGCCACCCTGTTTTTCTTCACAGGACCTTCAGTCCCATAATGCCATCGGCTCAACTGTTCCTTCTGCTATTCTTTCTGGCTTTCACCAGCGTTTGTGTCAACTTGGGGCAGCCATTTCCAGAGGATGATGAGAATGAAGAAAGGGGTCACTTGGACGATATCTTCCAAAGGGCAGAAAACATTATCTTGAGGTCTATTCTCATGAAGCCTGAAGATGACGAAGAGGACACCAACAAAGGTAAGTGAGAATCTGGGGGTTTCTGTTGCATCCTTACAGCTGGAGTCCATTTccttatattttattttgatcCATGGGACTTTTAAAATATAGACATAAAGGCTCTCAAGATTTTCCCCTCTTTATTCCTGGTTGTCAACATGGAACAATTCATTCTTCATGGATAGTGAATTCCATGCATGAGAAATGGGGCCATTTTGTTCACTGCTTCTTGCAGTTAGGTACATTTATCAAGATGATAATGGTTGATTTGCACAGAAGCCTTAGGAACAGAAATTTCTACCTAGGTCACTTTTATCTACTCCAATGGACAGAAGCTCTCTATGGTCTCAAACCGAAAGAAGTGTAACATTAATTTGAGATCCTCTAAAGGTAACTCGGAACATTTGCATACAAAAAATATGCTGTACCACCAAGCCATGACCTACCCATGTATTATGAAGGCTATACCTACCTCAGAACTTCTGAATAAGTCAGTTTAACTGAAGAGATAGATCCACAAGCAACCAGGCTGAATTGGTATAGATCACTCTCTTTGGATTGTTGGGAAGGTGTGGGGAGCAGTAGCTAATAGGAATGCTGTCAAGATTATACCCCAGAAGACCCTATAGGGAGCCCCAAAAATTACATTCAGTTTTACCCATTATGTTCAGCCTTTTTGCTTAACATTACTTCCAATTCAAGCCCATGTATAACTGCTATGACTAATGCTGCTCGAACTTCTGTTACTTTTACTTATTGTTGAGCAAAGTTACATATCTCGATTATCAGTGAGGcaagcagaaaaaaacaaatcaatcTACATGTTACATAAGTTTATGTGACCATTAATCATATTCAAAAGATGCAGTGAGATCAGCTAACTATAAATATCTACCAGGTAGTAATTCAGGCTCTATACATAGTTTCCTAAATACTTTAACCTTGAAGAATCACACTGAAGATAAGACCGTAAATTATTCTAATAGAAGATATAGATAAAATTACTATTATAGTGATTCACAGAATGCAAAAGGCAGGATTTTATCAGAAAGTTTAGCATTCCAAAGCATAGTAATATAAACTATTCAACAAATTTGTCTGAAGTCTGTCAATTATTCCTTATCTGatagtacatacatacatacagccaGTACAGCCCTACATagtacagccagtttggtgtagtggttaggagtgcggacttgtaatctggcatgccaggtttgattctgcactcccccacatgcagccagctgggtgaccttgggctcgccacagcactgataaagctgttctgaccgagcagtgatatcagggctccctcagactcacccacctcacagggtgtctgttgtggggagaggaatgggaaggcaactgcaagccattttgagcctccttcgggtagggaaaagcggcatataagaaccaactcttcttcttctttgtcatcaATGCAATTTGCCACACATGATTAATCCAGTCGTATTTAGACAGTGGCTTCTTTTTTCAGTTGGCATGTATGGCCATTTCTGCTGTGGTAACCAAACAAGTTCTGTGCGTAAGGAGGATAAATATCCTTTAGACAAAAACAAGAGCATCAGGAGCTAAAGGGATGTTAATTACCTAACCTTTGATATCCTGCTTGAACTTAACTGAATAATGCCTGGTTTTGAGAAGAGATAATGTTATTTCTCAGGTTAGTTAATACTGGGAATTTTCTTGGACAGATACAAGTGCTTCTCAGCTGAACTGGATTTCCAAAAGACAGCACCCTGGAAAGAGATCTCTAAATGATGTAGACAAGAGGCAGCACCCTGGGAAAAGGGAAGACACGAGTGATGGTTCCTATGGAGAAACTCTGAAGCGGCAACACCCTGGGAAAAGAGAGGAAGACGGTGAATTTGAACGCTACTTAGAACTGCAGAAGAGACAGCATCCTGGcagaagggccctgtgggatctgtaCCCAGAGATCCCTAGCAACCAGCTGGCCTATCCGAATGAATTCTCCAAAAGGCAACATCCAGGCAAGAGGTACCTGGCTTATAGCAAGCGACAGCATCCCGGCAAGAGAAGCTGGGAGGACGAGCTTGACGGCAGTGAGCAGGACTTGGAGAAACGACAACATCCAGGGAAGAGGTACCTGGGTCCAGAGAGCCCAGACTACGCTGTCCCCTGTGACCCTCAGGAGTCCATCGACTGCAGCAAAGGCAGCTTGTTGTTGGAGCTGCTAGATAGTGTCAACAAAGGCCAGGTAGAAGAGAAGCGACAACACCCTGGAAGAAGGTCTTTGTTGGATGAGGAAGCGgaggtggaggagtgagaaagGGGCAGTGTGTGATGAGGCATTGTTCACATCTCTCTGAatgatcccccacccccccagctatTCAAGTTCCATTCACAACCCTTTTTGACTCTGCTTGCTGCCATACCATGCAGGTAATTCTTTTGTTCCTCGTGGATTATGGTCCGGATTTAGCAATGCACAGAATTGTGGGTTTGATTTTAAGCACAGGACTAAGTTGTCCCACTGCAAGGTCCATGACCAGGCTTTCTCACATCTTAAAATAAAGTGCATTAATAAAGGATGATtccaatatttattttctttagagATGCATGGGGGGCAAAGATGCAAATTACCCTGATGTGAGAACAGTCAGTGTGAGCCTTAATGCTCTCAACGGACAGACCAACTCCCAAAACAGTTTGCCTGCGATGTGTTTCATGCTCATGTCTATCTATGTATTCCTGCAACACAAAGAGAAGCACCTTTGACAGTTTTGTAGCTATTTCCCTCTGCTTTGTAGCTATAGCTGTTTCCTTCCATAGGGCTTTCGGTAGAGAAATGTAAAACTAGAATCACCAACAGGTTCTTTTCTGAACTGGGTTCTACATGTATAACCTGGGAGGTTTGTAGTGCTTCCAACTAGAATATCTCACCAGTTTGCCTGTGATATGTTTCATGCACATGTCTGTCTATGTATTCCCGCAATGGGTGGGAGCTCTTCACAGTTTGGAAGCATGCAGGCATGAGTGGGGAGCAGTTGAAAAATCAGGGTCCCATTTTTGGGAGGACTGAAAGCCCCACAGATTGGCTGACCAAGCTGATCGTGAATAGATGAGATAGGCAAGGGACCAGCCTAGGATGACACCACAGAGGCAAGGGACTGCCAGACTTGGACATGCAGTGCGAGAACATCCCACAGCACCCTTCAAAGGGGCCCTATGGAGATGCCATTTCAGGATTCTTTTTTACACGTATATTTTGTTTCTGATCCCTGAACCTTCAAACCTGCTGCTCACCTTGGGGCAGCCATCAGCAGCACCATGGCGCCCGTCCCCTCCTCCTCGATCAGTTTCTAATTCCTCCTCTGCCCACTTAGAATGTTTAGAACAACTCTTGGAGTGAGTCACACATTTGCATGCCCTCGGAGGGACTGCAGACCCACCAATACAATGACGATTCCCCAGTATGACTGCAAGAGGCAGACTAGCTACTATTCTAGATAACAAACAACAAAATGATTCCATAGTCCATCACACACCGTGATtaattaaatcatagaatcatagaatagagttggaagggatctcatgggtcatctagtccaaccccctgcactatgctccatcctctatatggcagccttttaaatacttgaagatggttatcaaatcccctcagcCACAAGAGAATTTACTGGAAGGGTTGGGGAAGAAAGCTAATATAGACCaattaaataaaaatggattattttttttttgggggggggggttgttgtttttctgcaaATGCTTTTAGTTCAATGCCCAAGCTGGAAGCAGACCAAGTGGGTTCCTATGAAAAGGGTACTTTTTGACGGGCTCACATCACAGCTCCCACCAGGCACCGATCACAGTGCTCTGGTCTCTATTGGTGCTGTTTCTGTTGTAATAGGGCAGGGACAGGGAAGGGCTTTTGCTATGCCAGGCATCCTGGGTTGTACAAGTTCTACAAATAAAATGGATGGAAGCACATTCCAAAGGGCGGTCTGCTTCACAAGTAGGAATGATGCCTGTGCAGAAGGGGACTCCTGTAGCCGGTGTTCCCTAGTCATCAAAGGTGTGTTCCATCCAAATCTGGATCAAACTCACAAAGCCACATCTCTCGCAGCCACTTTCCATGTGGTGAGGTTTATGACAGGGGATTGTGAGATGGATCAAGCAGCCATTCTGCTAATGAACAAGATTAATGTGCATGGAGAAATTACATGCATATTCAACAAATCAGACATTTGCTATTATCCTTTGCCCTAAACCTGATTCAAGATGATGCAAGGGGCAAGAACCTTCTTGATTATCAAGGTTtcaaacagctgatctgtttttACTTTATTTCAAAGGAATGGCAACAGTATTCATTTACCATTGCAGCAAGCAGGTGTCTTTGCTTCATTATGTGGATTTTCGTACCCATTGTCCCAAAATAAATGTCTTCACTTTGGGTCGACAAAAGGTGTTTTTCTGCcataaacaaatcaataaacaTTCATTATTACCAATGTCCCACACTCACTTGTCCTTTTTGGTTGTGCAAAAGCAAATAAATCTGCATCTTAAATGGAAATATTTCAATTtaagtgatgggggggggataattttttTCTAGTCAGAACTTTGAATTGTAATAACTATAGACATCCTAGAGTAGAAGACCCCTTTTCTGTAGTAATAGCAGAGGTGCTTCTGAAAGGCAtttacatgatttt
Proteins encoded:
- the TRH gene encoding thyrotropin releasing hormone, with translation MPSAQLFLLLFFLAFTSVCVNLGQPFPEDDENEERGHLDDIFQRAENIILRSILMKPEDDEEDTNKDTSASQLNWISKRQHPGKRSLNDVDKRQHPGKREDTSDGSYGETLKRQHPGKREEDGEFERYLELQKRQHPGRRALWDLYPEIPSNQLAYPNEFSKRQHPGKRYLAYSKRQHPGKRSWEDELDGSEQDLEKRQHPGKRYLGPESPDYAVPCDPQESIDCSKGSLLLELLDSVNKGQVEEKRQHPGRRSLLDEEAEVEE